Proteins co-encoded in one Micromonospora sp. WMMD1102 genomic window:
- a CDS encoding type II toxin-antitoxin system prevent-host-death family antitoxin: MNIQDDVPVSEARANITEVINRVRLLRWTVFLTNRDKPAAAVVPIELGRLIRRAGGADRAAEILAEHLGVEVEDEPA, from the coding sequence ATGAACATCCAGGACGACGTGCCCGTCTCCGAGGCCCGCGCGAACATCACCGAAGTGATCAACCGCGTTCGGCTTCTGCGCTGGACCGTCTTCCTCACCAACCGCGACAAGCCGGCGGCGGCGGTCGTGCCGATCGAGCTGGGCAGGCTCATCCGCCGAGCAGGTGGCGCCGACAGGGCGGCGGAGATTCTGGCCGAGCACCTTGGCGTTGAGGTCGAAGACGAGCCTGCCTGA
- a CDS encoding class I SAM-dependent methyltransferase encodes MAVGGGGVMASQTIIYTLDPALSYFPTPPETADDLVYQALTPGHGQGEAANGVPQVRILEPSAGEGHLARAVRDYLPYAHLTAVEPSPQRVPALHNVADVVVATTLEDYLVTVAMTALGGGWEPFDLVVMNPPYTLAGRPEAWAEHLLAVVEDPHLLAPGGMVAAIVPWAVVRGKSRLARRARDLLGDVVGRYSDGEVIFRRGRVQPCERGAFDPVGAGIRPVMVWIEKPSAVAP; translated from the coding sequence GTGGCGGTTGGCGGCGGTGGCGTGATGGCTTCGCAAACGATCATCTACACCCTCGACCCGGCCCTGTCGTACTTCCCGACCCCGCCGGAAACCGCCGATGACCTCGTGTATCAGGCCCTCACTCCCGGCCACGGGCAAGGTGAGGCAGCGAACGGGGTACCGCAGGTACGAATACTGGAACCATCCGCCGGTGAGGGTCACCTAGCCCGTGCCGTCCGCGACTATCTGCCGTACGCGCATCTGACCGCTGTCGAGCCGAGTCCGCAGAGGGTGCCGGCACTTCACAACGTCGCCGACGTGGTGGTGGCGACGACGTTGGAGGACTATCTCGTCACCGTCGCCATGACCGCGCTCGGCGGCGGTTGGGAGCCGTTCGACCTGGTGGTGATGAACCCGCCGTACACCTTGGCCGGCAGGCCGGAGGCGTGGGCGGAGCATCTGCTGGCCGTCGTCGAGGATCCGCATCTGCTTGCACCGGGAGGCATGGTTGCGGCGATCGTGCCGTGGGCTGTCGTGCGGGGTAAGTCGCGGCTGGCTCGCCGGGCACGCGACCTTCTCGGTGATGTGGTGGGCCGCTACTCCGACGGCGAGGTCATTTTCCGGCGGGGGCGGGTGCAGCCGTGCGAGCGGGGCGCGTTCGATCCGGTTGGAGCTGGGATTCGACCGGTGATGGTGTGGATCGAGAAGCCCTCGGCGGTGGCGCCGTGA
- a CDS encoding lambda-exonuclease family protein: MPLLAPDASHEAWLAARRSGIGGSDVAAVIGISKYAGPTRVYYEKLGVLGDEDNESMEWGRRLEDAVRQKFADEHPEFYITKGPGLVAHPERRWQLATIDGLAAECPDGDPVAIVELKTGKAGADDWGDQLTDEVPLPYVCQVTWYLDVYGLTTGYLAVLLDGRDYREYLIEYDVELASKLRGHCSAFWHGNVLASVPPDPDGLESTTDVLASQHNPKAKTKGDLDPNVVGWAQIYGNAHQDELAAQERKREAGNHIRAAFLAAGSPHYGYVGDRKIASFSKSTGGTVAEFDEERFAAEQPDLYAKYLTTRVVDPVRRLTVSKEFTS; the protein is encoded by the coding sequence GTGCCGCTGCTGGCGCCCGACGCCAGCCACGAAGCGTGGCTTGCCGCGCGCCGTAGCGGCATCGGCGGGTCCGATGTCGCCGCTGTCATCGGCATCAGTAAGTACGCCGGTCCAACCCGGGTCTATTACGAGAAGCTTGGCGTTCTCGGTGACGAAGACAACGAGTCGATGGAGTGGGGCCGTCGTCTCGAAGATGCCGTGCGGCAGAAGTTCGCCGACGAGCATCCAGAGTTCTACATCACCAAGGGCCCCGGACTGGTCGCCCACCCGGAGCGTCGCTGGCAGTTGGCCACCATTGACGGTCTCGCCGCCGAATGCCCGGACGGTGATCCGGTTGCGATCGTTGAGCTGAAGACCGGCAAGGCCGGCGCCGACGACTGGGGCGACCAACTCACCGACGAAGTTCCCCTCCCGTACGTCTGCCAGGTCACCTGGTATCTCGACGTGTACGGGCTGACCACCGGCTACCTTGCCGTGCTCCTCGACGGGCGGGACTACCGCGAATACCTCATCGAGTACGACGTCGAACTCGCGTCGAAACTTCGTGGCCACTGCTCGGCGTTTTGGCACGGCAACGTCCTCGCTTCTGTGCCACCGGACCCGGACGGGCTGGAATCGACCACGGATGTCCTGGCCAGCCAGCACAACCCGAAGGCGAAGACCAAGGGCGACCTGGACCCGAACGTGGTCGGGTGGGCGCAGATCTACGGCAACGCCCACCAAGACGAGCTGGCCGCGCAGGAGCGGAAGCGGGAGGCCGGCAACCACATCCGTGCCGCGTTTCTCGCCGCCGGGTCGCCGCACTACGGCTACGTCGGCGACCGGAAGATCGCCTCTTTCTCGAAGTCGACCGGCGGCACCGTTGCCGAGTTCGACGAGGAGCGCTTTGCCGCCGAGCAACCGGACCTCTACGCCAAGTACCTGACGACCAGGGTTGTCGACCCGGTACGTCGCCTGACCGTATCGAAGGAGTTCACCTCATGA
- a CDS encoding RusA family crossover junction endodeoxyribonuclease, translating into MTSVRIIVAGDPKPKGSLKHIGRGRLTEQVAGSGTWRQRVAWAARQQYSGPPLTDPVAVTFVVCITPPKSAPKRRITWPATRSSGDLDKHARNLLDALVDGRVIADDSRVVELRCRKRHCLPGESSGAVILVRPMSAPDLTGDLT; encoded by the coding sequence ATGACGAGCGTTCGCATCATCGTCGCCGGTGACCCGAAACCGAAGGGCAGCCTCAAGCACATCGGTCGGGGTCGGCTCACCGAACAGGTCGCCGGCTCCGGTACGTGGCGGCAGCGGGTCGCGTGGGCGGCGCGGCAGCAGTACTCCGGCCCGCCGCTGACCGATCCGGTCGCGGTGACGTTCGTCGTCTGCATCACCCCACCCAAGAGCGCACCGAAACGGCGCATCACCTGGCCGGCAACCCGCTCGTCCGGCGATCTCGACAAGCACGCCCGGAATCTGCTCGACGCCCTGGTGGACGGGCGGGTGATCGCTGACGACTCCCGGGTGGTGGAGCTGCGTTGCCGGAAGCGTCACTGCCTGCCCGGTGAGTCGTCCGGTGCCGTGATTCTGGTCCGCCCTATGTCCGCCCCTGACCTGACAGGAGATCTGACGTGA
- a CDS encoding helix-turn-helix transcriptional regulator, producing MPDAQTSELRAIPSASARLNWPLIRARCAELGARTNRDAARLMGMAPRTLDRLRYGSAATSIETVLQMQEMLGLSLDDMFPRPAKRRRSSLTDKAAA from the coding sequence ATGCCCGACGCACAGACCAGCGAGCTACGCGCCATACCAAGCGCGTCCGCCCGTCTCAACTGGCCCCTCATCCGGGCCCGATGCGCCGAACTCGGAGCACGCACCAACCGCGACGCCGCCCGCCTCATGGGCATGGCCCCCCGCACCCTCGACCGGCTCCGCTACGGCAGCGCGGCAACCAGCATCGAAACCGTCCTCCAAATGCAGGAGATGCTGGGCCTGTCCCTCGACGACATGTTTCCCCGCCCTGCCAAGCGCCGCCGCAGCTCCCTGACTGACAAGGCGGCAGCCTGA
- a CDS encoding DUF4326 domain-containing protein has translation MPERIQRSRKRGWRMPDGVIYVGRPTKWGNPFMASPVVQSFPSLTDRQVAQFVVNDFKALVRTGRGLAARGLRMSSPEQEEVTYPSVEEIRAELAGKDLACWCPVGDPCHADVLLEIANGGGR, from the coding sequence ATGCCTGAGCGGATCCAGAGGAGCCGAAAGCGCGGCTGGCGGATGCCGGACGGCGTGATCTACGTCGGTCGGCCGACGAAGTGGGGAAACCCGTTCATGGCCAGCCCCGTTGTCCAATCGTTCCCGAGTCTCACTGACCGGCAAGTGGCGCAGTTCGTCGTCAACGACTTCAAGGCGCTCGTCCGGACCGGTCGTGGACTGGCGGCGCGTGGGCTGCGGATGTCGTCGCCCGAGCAGGAGGAAGTCACCTACCCGTCGGTTGAGGAGATCCGCGCCGAGCTGGCCGGTAAAGACCTTGCCTGCTGGTGTCCGGTCGGCGACCCCTGCCACGCAGACGTTTTGCTTGAGATCGCGAACGGCGGTGGTCGGTGA
- a CDS encoding VUT family protein: protein MSLRIGPVNRLASIAVVVVAYVGTIVAANWAVATYGAIPVGFGLLAPAGVLFAGLAFTLRDLLHDAAGPVWTIAAILAGTGLSFAVAGPGLAIAAGTAFLVSELADLAVYAPLRRRRWLLAVALSNVVGLVVDSALFLWLAFGSLVFFPGQVVGKAWMTLAAVAVLAFVRGRRREAVA from the coding sequence GTGAGCCTCCGCATCGGGCCCGTCAACCGGCTCGCGTCAATCGCCGTCGTTGTCGTTGCCTACGTCGGCACAATCGTTGCCGCGAACTGGGCTGTCGCCACATACGGCGCCATCCCCGTTGGCTTCGGCCTGCTTGCTCCCGCCGGAGTGTTGTTCGCTGGCCTCGCGTTCACACTGCGGGACCTGCTTCACGACGCGGCTGGCCCGGTCTGGACAATCGCCGCGATCCTCGCCGGCACCGGTCTGTCGTTCGCGGTTGCCGGGCCGGGGCTCGCCATTGCGGCCGGGACTGCGTTCTTGGTTTCCGAGCTGGCCGACCTTGCCGTGTACGCGCCGCTACGTCGCCGTCGCTGGCTTCTCGCCGTTGCTCTATCCAACGTTGTTGGGCTGGTTGTCGACTCGGCGCTGTTTCTGTGGCTTGCGTTCGGCTCGCTGGTGTTCTTTCCCGGCCAGGTCGTCGGCAAGGCGTGGATGACCCTCGCCGCTGTCGCGGTCCTCGCGTTTGTTCGAGGCCGTCGTCGAGAGGCGGTGGCGTGA
- a CDS encoding WhiB family transcriptional regulator, translated as MDWRHFAVCRDESPELFFPVGTSGPAVLQVEQAKAVCRRCPVVVECLDYALTSGEDAGVWGGMSEEERRAVKRRGGLRVLRAHQA; from the coding sequence ATGGACTGGCGCCATTTTGCGGTTTGTAGGGACGAAAGTCCCGAGTTGTTCTTCCCGGTTGGAACCTCCGGCCCGGCCGTTCTCCAGGTCGAGCAGGCCAAGGCCGTGTGCCGACGGTGCCCGGTCGTTGTCGAGTGCCTGGACTACGCCTTGACCAGCGGAGAAGACGCAGGTGTGTGGGGCGGAATGTCCGAGGAGGAGCGGCGTGCGGTGAAGCGCCGTGGCGGGCTTCGGGTCCTGCGAGCCCACCAGGCATGA
- a CDS encoding phage Gp37/Gp68 family protein has translation MAETSIEWTQRPGTRGVTWNPTTGCDKISAGCGLPRFPGDDTGGCYAMAMAKRLKGMGQAKYQNDGDPRTSGPGFGVTMHPGVLPQPLKWRDPRTVFVNSMSDLGHARISREFVAQVWAVMAATPQHVYQILSKRPERMARILNDECRCGSGHAPGVHFRSAMDWASTPHSPTYVPGLQPGLYHRITWPLPNVWVGTSIELDKHVDRADALRATPAAIRFISAEPLLGPLPSLDLTGIDQIIIGGESGPGSRPMDLGWVRELIAMARDADTAVFVKQLGLRWAGSGKGGDWTAWPEDLRIREYPADRVAVA, from the coding sequence ATGGCTGAGACCTCGATCGAGTGGACGCAGCGTCCCGGCACCAGGGGCGTGACGTGGAATCCAACCACCGGGTGCGACAAGATCTCAGCCGGTTGTGGCCTGCCCCGTTTCCCTGGGGACGACACCGGCGGCTGCTACGCGATGGCGATGGCCAAGCGACTCAAGGGCATGGGGCAGGCGAAGTACCAGAACGACGGCGACCCGCGCACTTCCGGGCCCGGTTTCGGCGTCACCATGCACCCGGGCGTCCTACCTCAGCCGTTGAAGTGGCGCGACCCGCGCACCGTCTTCGTGAACTCGATGAGCGACCTCGGGCACGCCCGGATCTCCCGCGAGTTCGTGGCTCAGGTGTGGGCGGTCATGGCTGCCACGCCGCAGCACGTGTACCAGATCCTCTCGAAGCGTCCGGAGCGGATGGCCCGAATTCTCAACGACGAATGCCGGTGTGGTAGCGGGCATGCGCCGGGTGTGCACTTCCGGTCAGCGATGGACTGGGCATCGACCCCGCACAGCCCGACGTACGTGCCCGGCCTGCAACCCGGGCTGTACCACCGGATCACCTGGCCGCTGCCGAACGTCTGGGTGGGCACCAGTATTGAGCTGGACAAGCACGTCGACCGGGCTGATGCGCTCCGTGCCACCCCGGCCGCCATTCGGTTCATCTCCGCTGAGCCGCTGCTCGGGCCGCTGCCCAGCCTGGACCTGACCGGCATCGACCAAATCATCATCGGCGGTGAATCCGGTCCGGGCTCGCGTCCGATGGACCTCGGCTGGGTCCGCGAACTCATTGCCATGGCTCGGGACGCAGATACCGCCGTCTTCGTGAAGCAGCTCGGGCTCCGCTGGGCGGGCTCGGGTAAAGGCGGCGACTGGACGGCGTGGCCTGAGGATCTCCGGATCAGGGAGTACCCCGCTGACCGGGTGGCGGTGGCGTGA
- the dcd gene encoding dCTP deaminase has translation MLLSDRDLRHAIYTGRLGIDPYEPALVQPSSIDLRLDRHLLLWPLDGHAIDPAQEPNMRRFEIADGETFALCPGGMALASTVEWVRLAADIACRVEGKSSLARLGLAAHITAGFIDPGFAGHITLELVNHAPRPILLRAGMRIAQLCAMPMLGKVEQPYGTDQLGSHYQNQRGPTPSRSWQGWRTWPTQTPERSTP, from the coding sequence GTGCTGCTGTCTGACCGGGACCTTCGCCACGCCATCTACACGGGCCGGCTCGGCATCGACCCGTACGAGCCGGCGCTGGTGCAGCCGTCGAGCATCGACCTGCGCCTGGACCGGCATCTGCTGCTGTGGCCGCTCGACGGGCATGCGATCGACCCGGCGCAGGAACCGAACATGCGCCGGTTTGAGATCGCCGACGGGGAGACGTTCGCCCTGTGTCCGGGTGGGATGGCGCTCGCCTCGACGGTTGAGTGGGTGCGGCTGGCCGCCGACATCGCCTGCCGGGTGGAGGGCAAGTCGAGCCTTGCCCGTCTCGGCCTGGCAGCGCACATCACCGCCGGTTTCATTGACCCCGGATTCGCCGGCCACATCACGTTAGAGCTGGTGAATCACGCCCCGCGTCCGATCCTGCTTCGGGCGGGGATGCGGATCGCCCAACTGTGCGCGATGCCGATGCTCGGCAAGGTCGAGCAGCCGTACGGGACCGACCAGCTCGGCTCGCACTACCAGAACCAGCGCGGCCCGACCCCATCGCGTTCATGGCAGGGCTGGCGCACCTGGCCCACCCAAACCCCCGAAAGGAGCACCCCGTGA
- a CDS encoding helix-turn-helix domain-containing protein, giving the protein MLAITDLHPDDTAARDRIAAQLHGIRVAAGVSQRALAARLHVTQRRVAVLEHNRSWEARTVQGWARAFGHRLTLTIVGLVVPDDGDALAAVYDQQHPASPAEEDQLALRRVVNDLARIRRRRMSAHRFGQILGRCESSILQREDNPDGTRLATVQQTARALGGRLDVGLAPVGVSCAAV; this is encoded by the coding sequence ATGCTCGCCATCACCGACCTCCACCCCGACGACACCGCCGCCCGCGACCGGATCGCCGCCCAACTCCACGGCATCCGCGTCGCGGCCGGCGTCAGTCAACGCGCGCTCGCCGCCCGCCTACACGTCACCCAACGCCGTGTCGCCGTCCTCGAACACAACCGGTCATGGGAGGCACGGACCGTCCAGGGGTGGGCGAGAGCATTCGGGCACCGGCTGACGTTGACGATCGTCGGGCTTGTCGTCCCGGACGACGGTGACGCGCTCGCCGCCGTCTACGACCAGCAGCACCCCGCCAGCCCGGCCGAAGAAGACCAGCTTGCGCTTCGCCGGGTTGTGAACGACCTTGCCCGGATCCGCCGCCGCCGGATGTCCGCGCACCGGTTCGGGCAGATCCTCGGCCGCTGCGAGTCGTCAATCCTTCAACGTGAGGACAACCCTGACGGGACACGGTTGGCGACGGTGCAGCAGACGGCGCGGGCGCTCGGTGGGCGTCTCGATGTTGGTCTGGCGCCGGTGGGGGTGTCCTGTGCTGCTGTCTGA
- a CDS encoding LPXTG cell wall anchor domain-containing protein yields MFTRKLAGAVAALALIGGAALVAAVPAMATGNGGCPTTTLTGTSGVTTSGDATATVTENGLRMRTPVRASRVRFEQPYSNAFANLTGLSYRTFTHSDGDRGFATVAARVGLDTNGDAKTDVTLVYEPYYNATLVEGEWQSWDTVAAGAGKWWWAEEPGNPQTPRPWSHWQDTHSDAVLTFVNVGMGTWNEGADARVDDLRVSVKGHGCKRFGWKKPDPSPSATGSATPSATPTRTAEPTPTATASPTATGEPTSEPTGTPSGSAEPEPTFSPSPAAGGGGGLPLTGAPVWVYALAGLAVLLIGTAAYLLARRRNEPTFTA; encoded by the coding sequence ATGTTCACGCGAAAGCTGGCCGGTGCCGTCGCGGCGCTGGCCCTGATCGGCGGGGCGGCGCTCGTCGCTGCGGTGCCCGCCATGGCGACCGGTAACGGCGGTTGCCCGACCACCACCCTGACCGGCACGAGCGGTGTCACCACCTCCGGTGACGCGACCGCGACGGTGACCGAAAACGGGCTGCGGATGCGAACCCCGGTCCGGGCGTCTCGTGTCCGGTTCGAGCAGCCGTACTCGAACGCGTTCGCGAACCTGACCGGCCTGTCGTACCGGACGTTCACCCACTCCGACGGGGACCGTGGTTTCGCGACTGTCGCCGCCCGGGTCGGTCTGGACACCAACGGGGACGCGAAGACCGATGTGACGTTGGTGTACGAGCCGTACTACAACGCCACCCTCGTCGAGGGCGAGTGGCAGTCGTGGGACACGGTCGCGGCCGGCGCCGGGAAGTGGTGGTGGGCGGAGGAACCGGGGAACCCGCAGACGCCTCGCCCGTGGTCGCACTGGCAGGACACGCATTCGGATGCGGTGCTGACGTTCGTCAACGTCGGGATGGGCACCTGGAACGAGGGTGCGGATGCGCGGGTGGATGACCTGCGGGTGTCGGTGAAGGGGCACGGGTGCAAGCGGTTCGGGTGGAAGAAGCCCGACCCGTCGCCGTCTGCGACCGGGTCCGCCACCCCGTCGGCGACGCCGACCAGGACTGCGGAGCCGACTCCGACCGCGACTGCTTCCCCGACTGCTACCGGTGAGCCGACGTCGGAGCCGACCGGTACGCCGTCCGGGTCGGCGGAGCCTGAGCCGACGTTCTCGCCGTCGCCGGCCGCCGGTGGCGGTGGTGGTTTGCCGCTCACGGGGGCGCCGGTGTGGGTGTACGCACTCGCAGGGCTGGCGGTACTTCTGATCGGCACGGCCGCGTACCTGCTGGCCCGCCGTCGAAACGAGCCGACGTTCACGGCCTGA
- a CDS encoding recombinase RecT has product MTTRTEQLRNAIPEAPTSPAPNGASKALTKKPDPARDLLASMESEFAACLPKMLPPDLFMRVALTGFRKTPELLECTRKSLLGALLETARLGLEPCTEQAYLIPYKAECTLVIGYQGFVQLMYRTGQVEQVEAEMIYEADDWEDSRGDGGRFFHKPNWLAEDRGRPILAYSYAKLLTGGRTKVEICTRQRAEYIKNQYAKSNKSPWKTGSFDAMWQKTPVRQLQKWAPKSAEMRRALIVDGATFDNTGEPDVDPNVIQGEFVEQTAAPDVAQPSDAPGAGQ; this is encoded by the coding sequence ATGACGACTCGCACCGAACAGCTTCGCAACGCCATCCCCGAGGCACCTACCTCTCCCGCGCCCAATGGTGCCAGCAAGGCGCTCACCAAGAAGCCCGACCCGGCCCGGGACCTGCTCGCCTCTATGGAGAGCGAGTTCGCTGCCTGTCTGCCGAAGATGCTGCCGCCGGACCTGTTCATGCGGGTCGCGCTGACCGGCTTCCGGAAGACGCCGGAGTTGCTGGAATGCACCCGTAAGTCACTGCTCGGCGCCCTATTGGAGACTGCCCGCCTCGGGTTGGAGCCCTGCACCGAGCAGGCGTACCTCATCCCCTACAAGGCGGAATGCACGCTGGTCATCGGCTACCAGGGCTTCGTGCAGTTGATGTACCGCACTGGCCAGGTCGAGCAGGTCGAAGCCGAAATGATCTACGAGGCGGACGACTGGGAGGACTCGCGCGGCGACGGCGGCCGGTTCTTCCACAAGCCGAACTGGCTCGCCGAGGACCGTGGCCGACCGATCCTCGCCTACTCGTACGCCAAGCTGCTGACCGGCGGCCGAACCAAGGTGGAGATTTGCACCCGGCAGCGGGCCGAGTACATCAAGAACCAGTACGCCAAGTCGAACAAGTCGCCATGGAAGACCGGCAGCTTCGACGCGATGTGGCAGAAGACGCCGGTCCGGCAGTTGCAAAAGTGGGCACCGAAGTCCGCTGAGATGCGGCGGGCGCTGATCGTGGACGGGGCGACGTTCGACAACACGGGTGAGCCGGACGTGGACCCGAACGTCATCCAAGGCGAGTTCGTGGAACAGACAGCAGCCCCGGACGTGGCCCAGCCGTCCGACGCGCCCGGGGCTGGACAGTGA
- a CDS encoding phage antirepressor N-terminal domain-containing protein: MTLPDGTPAAAIVRIPFHGTEIHTTLVDGEPHVVLRPTLEAMGLDYSAQLKKLKGKSWATVAETATVAEDGKVRDMATINLDAWAMLLANIDENRVALAIKPLVIEYQKESAKALRDFWTKGGAINPGATDDQLAAMQEEIRAEMRERRMLSIAHGRVSLLSAMNGVDEEWRNGQYKHLYAVVTGTKPDIAPGDRLLMADPYLTERGVAKADLASIRSTFGKRLKAAYVLAYGEEPGEVPAQINGRERMVKAYYERHRHLFDEVFARYYSHLAGPAQLELGGAA; encoded by the coding sequence GTGACACTCCCCGACGGCACCCCCGCAGCGGCGATCGTCCGCATCCCGTTCCATGGGACCGAGATCCACACCACACTCGTTGACGGCGAGCCGCACGTGGTGCTCCGCCCGACGCTCGAAGCCATGGGGTTGGACTATTCGGCCCAACTCAAGAAGCTCAAGGGCAAGTCATGGGCAACCGTGGCAGAGACTGCCACGGTTGCCGAGGACGGCAAGGTCCGCGACATGGCCACGATCAACCTCGATGCCTGGGCGATGCTGCTGGCCAACATCGACGAGAACCGTGTTGCCCTCGCCATCAAGCCCCTGGTGATCGAGTACCAGAAGGAAAGCGCGAAAGCGCTCCGTGATTTTTGGACCAAGGGCGGCGCCATCAATCCGGGCGCTACTGACGACCAGCTCGCCGCGATGCAGGAAGAAATTCGCGCCGAGATGCGTGAACGGCGCATGCTGTCGATCGCTCACGGCCGCGTCTCCCTCTTGTCCGCCATGAACGGCGTCGATGAGGAGTGGCGCAACGGCCAGTACAAGCACCTGTACGCCGTTGTCACCGGCACCAAGCCGGACATCGCACCCGGCGACCGACTGCTCATGGCCGATCCGTACCTGACCGAGCGCGGGGTGGCCAAGGCCGACCTCGCCTCGATCAGGTCCACGTTCGGCAAGCGCCTCAAGGCTGCCTACGTGCTGGCCTACGGCGAGGAGCCCGGCGAGGTTCCGGCGCAGATCAACGGCCGTGAGCGGATGGTCAAGGCGTACTACGAGCGGCATCGCCACCTGTTCGATGAGGTGTTCGCCCGCTATTACTCCCACCTCGCTGGCCCGGCTCAGCTTGAGCTTGGCGGTGCGGCGTGA
- a CDS encoding helix-turn-helix transcriptional regulator — protein MSDARRMPDMAHDHALTSLYSALMSQPDRKDAFANLIKQGRQQRGWRQEDLVAASGVSRRTLTRWEGGDAERPDLDQVRAVCIALGIRPIDAAIALGLLDADEIDQPPPPPTDPRADELLDVLQDTRIPTAAKEALLTLLRQLRNQPDDGPTSEDERKAV, from the coding sequence ATGAGTGACGCGCGACGCATGCCAGATATGGCGCACGATCATGCGCTGACCAGCCTTTACAGTGCCCTCATGTCACAACCGGACCGCAAGGACGCCTTCGCCAACCTGATCAAGCAGGGGCGGCAACAACGCGGCTGGCGACAAGAAGACCTAGTAGCCGCATCCGGCGTCAGCCGACGAACACTGACCAGATGGGAAGGCGGCGACGCCGAACGGCCAGACCTCGACCAGGTCCGCGCCGTCTGCATCGCCCTCGGCATTCGACCCATCGACGCCGCCATCGCCCTCGGCCTGCTCGACGCCGACGAAATCGACCAACCCCCACCACCGCCCACCGACCCGCGCGCAGACGAACTCCTCGACGTCCTCCAAGACACCCGCATCCCGACAGCGGCGAAAGAGGCGCTACTTACCCTGCTGCGGCAACTCCGCAACCAACCCGACGACGGACCGACCTCGGAGGACGAGCGGAAGGCGGTGTAG
- a CDS encoding phage antirepressor KilAC domain-containing protein translates to MTQLELSAGVSPFDAIRQTDAYGEFWTGRALMPLMEYASWEKFAAVIEKAKASLAIVQGAEQAEHHFTTWGSDGGRWGNQRLDDYRLTRFGAYLVAMAGDDTKPAVAHARVYFAVKTREAEVAPAPRQLSRRDLAQMVIDEADRADRAEAQLAIAAPAADAWNTLAAADGDWSVADAAKVLSRDPAVRLGQGRLFTVLFQLGWTFRQKGDGRWRVYQDQINAGRMSELPSSHYHPRTGELVIDPPQVRVKAKGLAFLLQHLGGREPLQLNP, encoded by the coding sequence GTGACCCAGCTCGAACTCTCGGCCGGCGTCAGCCCGTTCGACGCCATCCGGCAGACCGACGCCTACGGCGAGTTCTGGACCGGCCGGGCGCTGATGCCGCTCATGGAGTACGCCTCGTGGGAGAAGTTCGCGGCCGTCATCGAGAAGGCCAAGGCTTCCCTCGCCATCGTTCAGGGCGCGGAGCAGGCGGAGCATCACTTCACCACTTGGGGAAGTGATGGCGGCAGGTGGGGAAACCAGCGACTCGACGACTACCGCCTGACTCGCTTCGGCGCCTACCTCGTTGCGATGGCCGGCGACGACACCAAGCCTGCCGTCGCCCACGCCCGGGTGTACTTCGCGGTGAAGACCCGGGAGGCGGAGGTCGCTCCGGCGCCTCGGCAACTCTCTCGCCGCGACCTGGCGCAGATGGTGATCGACGAGGCGGACCGTGCCGACCGGGCGGAAGCACAACTGGCGATTGCCGCTCCGGCTGCGGATGCGTGGAACACCCTCGCGGCGGCTGACGGTGACTGGTCGGTCGCCGACGCGGCCAAGGTGTTGTCCCGTGATCCGGCGGTCCGGCTTGGCCAGGGCCGGCTGTTCACTGTCCTGTTCCAGCTCGGCTGGACCTTCCGGCAGAAGGGCGACGGCCGGTGGCGGGTCTACCAGGACCAGATCAACGCCGGCCGAATGTCTGAGTTGCCGTCGTCGCACTACCACCCGCGTACCGGCGAGTTGGTGATCGATCCGCCGCAGGTGCGGGTGAAGGCGAAAGGGCTCGCGTTTCTGCTGCAACACCTTGGCGGCCGGGAGCCGCTGCAACTCAACCCCTAG